A part of Haloarchaeobius sp. HME9146 genomic DNA contains:
- the upp gene encoding uracil phosphoribosyltransferase: protein MTIEDRGDAYLVTHALAKDTLSKLRSIETEQVAFRKGLVKLGRICGYEIIDGRMETEYVEIETPLETTMGERVKGLDDVVIINVLRAATPFVEGLLKAFPRARQGVISASRDEEAGRNDEGQFPITIDYVKLPEIHEEDTVIVADPMLATGSTMCAVLEHVQEQAPDPEHLIVLSAVSAPDGLLRVGNEVPDVDLLTVAIDDHLDDDGFIVPGLGDAGDRAFRTT from the coding sequence ATGACCATCGAGGACCGAGGCGACGCGTACCTCGTCACGCACGCACTCGCCAAGGACACACTGTCGAAGCTGCGAAGCATCGAGACGGAGCAGGTCGCGTTCCGCAAGGGCCTGGTCAAGCTCGGCCGTATCTGTGGCTACGAGATCATCGACGGCCGGATGGAGACCGAGTACGTCGAGATAGAGACGCCGCTGGAGACGACGATGGGCGAGCGCGTCAAGGGACTCGACGACGTCGTCATCATCAACGTCCTGCGCGCCGCGACGCCGTTCGTCGAGGGGCTGCTCAAGGCGTTCCCGCGCGCCCGCCAGGGCGTCATCTCCGCCTCGCGCGACGAGGAGGCCGGCCGCAACGACGAGGGCCAGTTCCCCATCACCATCGACTACGTGAAACTCCCCGAGATTCACGAGGAGGACACCGTCATCGTCGCCGACCCGATGCTCGCCACCGGCTCGACGATGTGTGCCGTCCTCGAACACGTCCAGGAGCAGGCACCCGACCCGGAGCACCTCATCGTGCTCTCGGCCGTGAGCGCCCCCGACGGGCTGCTCCGCGTCGGCAACGAGGTGCCGGACGTCGACCTGCTGACGGTCGCCATCGACGACCACCTCGACGACGACGGCTTCATCGTACCCGGCCTCGGCGACGCGGGTGACCGGGCATTCCGGACGACGTAG
- a CDS encoding cupin domain-containing protein — protein sequence MGYHVIDVDDLDVTPDRPSVQRSLSDAAGLSKVAVNVYEADPGEQLPLAYHYHDEQEEVFYVLSGTLHVETPDGDLTAGPDEAVVITPDSPQRAYNPAAASDMVRVLAIGAPAVDDDAHAYDPDHE from the coding sequence ATGGGCTACCACGTCATCGACGTCGATGACCTCGACGTCACACCGGACCGACCATCGGTACAGCGCAGCCTGAGCGACGCCGCCGGGCTCTCGAAGGTCGCCGTGAACGTGTACGAGGCGGACCCGGGCGAACAGCTTCCACTGGCGTACCACTACCACGACGAGCAGGAAGAGGTGTTCTACGTGCTCTCGGGGACGCTACACGTAGAGACGCCGGACGGGGACCTGACCGCTGGCCCCGACGAGGCTGTCGTGATCACCCCCGACAGCCCACAGCGCGCGTACAACCCGGCGGCGGCCTCGGACATGGTTCGCGTCCTCGCCATCGGTGCACCGGCCGTCGACGACGACGCGCACGCCTACGACCCTGACCATGAGTGA
- a CDS encoding DUF5828 family protein, with product MEESISGFKVRGEWHDVVEHGERVTRALRDLDANTGEYEKAFDAWNEWRPKATDTIEQDVPEKTAEQASVGEGQGEKAGKKPNEDVQTAGEKLSESYEKLEEGDTDDAVNKWNESIEYVARAADSAGRKALRKVESTVYQRVMTQLAPYYFDNELVSANLQQTGGREELFIFEVNVNDDALKPEVADRLYEYEDTVDRWHVDVEKETTQIEAAEGVEPPKSEDRSKHSTN from the coding sequence ATGGAAGAGAGCATCTCCGGGTTCAAGGTGCGCGGCGAGTGGCACGACGTCGTCGAACACGGCGAACGTGTCACACGCGCACTCAGGGACCTCGACGCGAACACCGGGGAGTACGAGAAAGCGTTCGACGCATGGAACGAGTGGCGGCCGAAGGCGACCGACACCATCGAACAGGACGTCCCGGAGAAGACCGCCGAGCAGGCGAGTGTCGGCGAAGGCCAGGGCGAGAAGGCCGGGAAGAAGCCGAACGAGGACGTCCAGACCGCGGGCGAGAAGCTGAGCGAGTCCTACGAGAAGTTAGAGGAGGGCGACACCGACGACGCGGTGAACAAGTGGAACGAGTCCATCGAGTACGTCGCGCGGGCGGCCGACTCCGCCGGCCGGAAGGCGCTCCGGAAGGTCGAGAGCACGGTGTACCAGCGCGTGATGACGCAGCTCGCGCCGTACTACTTCGACAACGAACTCGTCTCCGCGAACCTCCAGCAGACCGGCGGGCGCGAGGAGCTGTTCATCTTCGAGGTGAACGTCAACGACGACGCCCTCAAGCCCGAGGTCGCCGACCGCCTCTACGAGTACGAGGACACCGTCGACCGCTGGCACGTCGACGTCGAGAAGGAGACCACCCAGATAGAGGCCGCCGAGGGTGTGGAGCCGCCGAAGTCCGAAGACCGGTCGAAGCACTCGACCAACTGA
- a CDS encoding SRPBCC family protein, translated as MADVTVSRHLDVSRPTVASHLNPGRLVELEGTFDVASVTETDEGWRVEATAPGMTAAFDVRALDDGDGYEYEQVGDHGPFASMETRIELAAAPDGTEVTATSSVDLGLPLTVVTDRVAGWKRRGELRRALDQLAEDVE; from the coding sequence ATGGCAGACGTGACCGTGTCACGCCACCTCGACGTCTCGCGACCGACCGTCGCCAGTCACCTGAACCCCGGTCGCCTCGTCGAACTGGAGGGGACCTTCGACGTGGCGTCGGTGACCGAGACCGACGAGGGCTGGCGCGTCGAGGCGACGGCACCCGGCATGACCGCCGCGTTCGACGTGCGGGCGCTCGACGACGGCGACGGCTACGAGTACGAACAGGTCGGCGACCACGGGCCGTTCGCGTCGATGGAGACGCGCATCGAACTCGCGGCCGCCCCCGACGGGACCGAGGTGACCGCCACCTCCTCGGTCGACCTCGGGCTGCCCCTGACGGTGGTGACCGACCGCGTCGCCGGCTGGAAGCGCCGCGGGGAGTTGCGCCGGGCGCTCGACCAGCTCGCCGAGGACGTGGAGTGA
- a CDS encoding GNAT family N-acetyltransferase, whose translation MSPEFTIRRYRPADHERVLALHEEAMRQVGSFVEGAPDADLAKIESSYLDSGGEFLVGEVDGRLVAMGAFRPADGYVTEFLDDLRDGAAELKRMRVDPAHQRQGYGSQLLDALERRARAQGYTELVLDTSPKQEGAQRLYESHEFEQVRREEAQLAEEAFVLLFYRKSLA comes from the coding sequence ATGTCACCGGAGTTCACCATCCGCCGCTACCGCCCTGCCGACCACGAGCGCGTGCTCGCACTCCACGAGGAAGCGATGCGACAGGTGGGTTCGTTCGTCGAGGGCGCGCCCGACGCCGACCTCGCAAAGATAGAATCGTCGTACCTCGATTCGGGCGGGGAGTTCCTCGTCGGCGAGGTGGACGGGCGACTCGTCGCGATGGGGGCGTTTCGACCCGCCGACGGGTACGTCACCGAGTTCCTCGACGACCTCCGTGACGGGGCAGCCGAACTCAAGCGGATGCGCGTCGACCCGGCCCACCAGCGCCAGGGGTACGGGAGTCAGCTCCTCGACGCCCTCGAACGACGGGCGCGAGCACAGGGGTACACGGAACTGGTGTTAGACACGTCGCCGAAACAGGAGGGTGCCCAGCGACTGTACGAGTCACACGAGTTCGAACAGGTGCGACGAGAAGAGGCGCAACTGGCGGAGGAGGCGTTCGTGTTGCTGTTCTACCGGAAATCGCTGGCGTAG
- a CDS encoding type 1 glutamine amidotransferase domain-containing protein, protein MPSALFVVSEHGYWGEECIEPLTTLSDAGVDVTVATPTGDPPEVDERSVDPENVGEEQAEWVMDVHESDERLQNPEPLARQTAGDYDTVVFPGGHGTEWDINQDSHARDLLRDTVEGDGVALVVCHAVGILAFTRDSDGGFLVDGRDVTGFPNEWEEGIVDDDDLMPDGRKLPYWVEDEVKAAGGNWDAELDQDTSVTVDGSLVTARGPGSSHAAAVTLLDELGIEYED, encoded by the coding sequence ATGCCATCCGCACTGTTCGTCGTCAGCGAGCACGGCTACTGGGGAGAGGAGTGCATCGAGCCACTGACCACGCTCTCGGACGCCGGCGTGGACGTGACCGTCGCGACACCGACCGGCGACCCGCCCGAGGTGGACGAGCGCTCGGTCGACCCCGAGAACGTCGGCGAGGAGCAGGCCGAGTGGGTGATGGACGTTCACGAGTCCGACGAGCGCCTCCAGAACCCGGAGCCACTCGCCCGCCAGACCGCCGGCGACTACGATACGGTGGTGTTCCCCGGCGGCCACGGCACCGAGTGGGACATCAACCAGGACAGCCACGCACGCGACCTCCTCCGGGACACCGTCGAAGGAGACGGCGTCGCACTCGTCGTCTGTCACGCCGTCGGCATCCTCGCGTTCACCCGCGACAGCGACGGTGGGTTCCTCGTCGACGGCCGGGACGTGACCGGCTTCCCGAACGAGTGGGAGGAGGGAATCGTCGACGACGACGACCTGATGCCCGACGGCCGGAAGCTGCCCTACTGGGTAGAGGACGAGGTGAAAGCCGCGGGCGGCAACTGGGACGCCGAACTGGACCAGGACACCTCCGTCACGGTCGACGGCTCGCTCGTCACGGCACGGGGACCGGGCTCCTCGCACGCGGCCGCGGTGACACTGCTCGACGAGCTCGGCATCGAGTACGAGGACTGA
- a CDS encoding ArsA family ATPase, with product MSKFVFFGGKGGVGKTTVSSAFGLKNANAGLKTLVVSTDPAHSTSDVFDQQFGDDPDPVEGIENLWAMEIDPEEEVERHLQETKRAMGDQVSPAIVNDINRQIDLAHKTPGAYESALFDRFIDVMKNSDEFDRVVFDTSPTGGTLRLLSLPEFLGDWIDRLVQKRMKSIDLYEKAAIGEREARLKMENDPIIGRLTDRKEKFEFAGDVLRSDATFYLVLNPDELSIRETDRAIDQLAEYDLSVAGLVVNRMTPEPDADEDGTGARYLRDRCATERERIERVREDFEEPIVAVIETRVEEVKGSLLAEVADELEITVAPSVT from the coding sequence ATGAGCAAGTTTGTCTTCTTCGGCGGGAAGGGCGGGGTCGGCAAGACCACCGTCTCGAGCGCCTTCGGCCTGAAGAACGCGAACGCGGGACTGAAGACTCTCGTGGTCTCCACCGACCCGGCCCACAGCACCTCCGACGTGTTCGACCAGCAGTTCGGCGACGACCCTGACCCCGTCGAGGGCATCGAGAACCTCTGGGCGATGGAGATAGACCCCGAGGAGGAGGTCGAACGTCACCTCCAGGAGACCAAACGGGCCATGGGCGACCAGGTGAGTCCGGCCATCGTCAACGACATCAACCGGCAGATCGACCTCGCGCACAAGACCCCCGGTGCCTACGAGTCCGCGCTGTTCGACCGGTTCATCGACGTGATGAAGAACAGCGACGAGTTCGACCGCGTCGTCTTCGACACCTCGCCCACCGGCGGAACGCTCCGGCTGCTCTCGCTCCCGGAGTTCCTCGGCGACTGGATCGACCGGCTGGTCCAGAAGCGCATGAAGAGCATCGACCTGTACGAGAAGGCCGCCATCGGCGAACGCGAGGCCCGCCTGAAGATGGAGAACGACCCCATCATCGGCCGACTCACCGACCGCAAGGAGAAGTTCGAGTTCGCGGGCGACGTGCTCCGCTCGGACGCGACGTTCTACCTCGTGTTGAACCCGGACGAGCTCTCCATCCGCGAGACCGACCGCGCCATCGACCAGCTCGCGGAGTACGACCTCTCGGTCGCCGGCCTCGTCGTCAACAGGATGACGCCGGAACCCGACGCGGACGAAGACGGGACCGGCGCACGCTACCTCCGGGACCGCTGTGCGACCGAGCGCGAGCGCATCGAACGCGTCCGCGAGGACTTCGAGGAGCCCATCGTCGCGGTCATCGAGACACGCGTCGAGGAGGTGAAAGGGTCGCTCCTCGCCGAGGTAGCGGACGAACTGGAGATAACGGTCGCGCCGTCAGTCACGTAA
- a CDS encoding carbon starvation protein A, translated as MVQAIWLVVFVLLTFSVGYIGYSRYLARFVGLDDERETPAHKYEDGQEYVPAKKPVLLGHHYSSIAGGAPIVGPITAAVWWGWVPAFLWIAIGNPLFGAVHDFMSLSTSVRHDGKSIGYIMGEYVGERGKDMILWFAFLTIILVIAVFALVVALVFTAYPQSATASMVYILLALVFGVYLYQLNLPFLPGAVAFVAAVFAGVFVGAQFPIALTPGAGGFAPYPEGTIVLFSSSPLPAVLGSTNIAMWIPVVIIYGFVASVLPVWVLLQPRDFLTSNLLYVGVGGTLLAVIVGTFTGAGETLAISLPAFKGFMGDPELAAAPLFPLLFVTIACGTISGFHSLVSSGTTAKQLNKESDARMIGYGGMLGEGLLASVALITVAVYANIPAGSGIGLALPNFATGGGIILNAAFGINQTLAASFMGLVLVSFLLTSTDTAVRLGRYMMEEIIGTPETDLQRSLSNRYATAGIQVIPAYVLVASGRWADLWPLFGGANQTLAALALLIATVWLANWDESKQLLSTGVPMAIMFTVTTTALLYLAFYQNLYVKFIQGNWPGEGAPGLVPQLAAAVQIVIALTLIYLALSVLKMGYENIQHARGSGAVAADGGEVESDD; from the coding sequence ATGGTACAGGCAATTTGGTTGGTGGTGTTCGTACTGCTCACGTTCAGCGTCGGTTACATCGGGTACAGCAGGTACCTGGCACGGTTCGTCGGCCTGGACGACGAACGCGAGACACCAGCACACAAGTACGAAGACGGTCAGGAGTACGTCCCGGCGAAGAAGCCGGTGCTCCTGGGGCATCACTATTCGAGTATCGCAGGCGGGGCACCCATCGTGGGTCCCATCACAGCCGCGGTGTGGTGGGGATGGGTGCCGGCGTTCCTCTGGATCGCCATCGGGAACCCACTGTTCGGTGCGGTTCACGACTTCATGTCGCTGAGCACGAGCGTGCGACACGACGGGAAGTCGATCGGCTACATCATGGGTGAATACGTGGGCGAACGCGGCAAGGACATGATCCTATGGTTCGCGTTCCTCACGATCATCCTGGTCATCGCGGTGTTCGCACTGGTGGTCGCACTGGTGTTCACCGCCTATCCGCAGTCGGCGACGGCGAGCATGGTTTACATCCTGCTCGCGCTGGTGTTCGGGGTCTACCTATACCAGCTCAACCTGCCGTTCCTGCCGGGAGCCGTGGCGTTCGTCGCCGCGGTCTTCGCCGGCGTGTTCGTGGGGGCGCAGTTCCCCATCGCGCTCACGCCCGGCGCGGGCGGCTTCGCGCCGTACCCAGAGGGAACCATCGTACTGTTCTCCTCGTCACCGCTTCCGGCGGTGCTCGGGAGTACGAACATCGCGATGTGGATCCCCGTGGTCATCATCTACGGGTTCGTCGCCAGCGTGCTGCCGGTGTGGGTCCTGCTACAGCCACGGGACTTCCTCACGTCGAACCTGCTGTACGTCGGCGTCGGCGGCACGCTGCTGGCGGTCATCGTCGGGACCTTCACGGGTGCCGGCGAGACCCTCGCAATCAGTCTCCCCGCGTTCAAAGGGTTCATGGGGGACCCCGAACTCGCGGCGGCACCACTGTTCCCACTACTGTTCGTGACAATCGCGTGTGGGACCATCAGCGGCTTCCACTCGCTGGTCTCCTCGGGGACGACCGCGAAGCAACTCAACAAGGAGTCCGACGCGCGGATGATCGGTTACGGGGGCATGCTCGGTGAGGGCCTCCTCGCGTCCGTCGCACTCATCACCGTCGCAGTGTACGCGAACATTCCGGCCGGGAGCGGTATCGGGCTCGCACTCCCGAACTTCGCGACCGGTGGCGGCATCATCCTGAACGCGGCGTTCGGCATCAACCAGACGCTGGCCGCCTCGTTCATGGGACTGGTGCTGGTGAGCTTCCTCCTCACGAGTACGGACACGGCCGTCCGGCTCGGTCGCTACATGATGGAGGAGATCATCGGCACGCCCGAGACCGACCTGCAGCGCTCGCTGTCGAACCGCTACGCGACCGCAGGCATCCAGGTCATCCCGGCGTACGTGCTCGTCGCCAGTGGCCGGTGGGCCGACCTCTGGCCGCTGTTCGGCGGCGCGAACCAGACGCTCGCCGCACTGGCACTGCTCATCGCGACGGTGTGGCTGGCCAACTGGGACGAGAGCAAGCAGCTGCTCAGCACGGGCGTCCCGATGGCCATCATGTTCACCGTCACGACGACCGCACTGCTGTACCTGGCGTTCTACCAGAACCTCTACGTCAAGTTCATCCAGGGCAACTGGCCCGGTGAGGGCGCGCCAGGACTGGTGCCACAGCTCGCGGCCGCGGTCCAGATAGTCATCGCACTGACGCTGATATACCTGGCCCTGTCGGTGTTGAAGATGGGGTACGAGAACATCCAGCACGCCAGGGGTTCGGGTGCCGTCGCCGCCGACGGCGGGGAGGTGGAATCGGACGACTAA